The DNA window CGAGACGGCGGTGTAGCCGGTCAGTTTGCCTGTAACGGTCACCGTGAGGCGCTTGCCCTGCAGCGACGGCGTGACGGTCATGGACGACTTGGTCGCGCCCTTGATCGCGACGCCATTGGCCTTCCACTGGTACGAGAGCGTCGTGCCCTTGGGTCGCGAGCCCGGAACGCTACGACCTCGCCTCCGCTGCCATCAATGGGTTCGCACTCAGGGATTCTGGCATGACCAGCACAAATACGAGGAGAGGCCCCCTCCCTGAGCGGGAGGGGGCCTTTCCGTCATACCGGGTGGAGACTAGGGGGGTCGAACCCCTGACCTGAAGCTTGCAAAGCTACCGCTCTACCAACTGAGCTAAGTCCCCGTATGTGGTTGTCAGGCGTGGCGTGCGGGCTGTGCCGCGGCGACCTCGTCCTGCTCGGCGGAGACTCGCTCCGCCTCGGTCCACAGATCGTTGCGGAACCGGTCGGATTCGACCTTCCGCCAGGTGAGGATCCCCGCGACGGACGTGGTCACGACGACCACGGCTGCGGTGATGAACTTCTTCATGAGTTCCTCCGATCCTCGAAGTGGGCCTAACTGGACTTGAACCAGTGACCTCTGTCTTATCAGGACAGCGCTCTAACCGACTGAGCTATAGGCCCGAGGGGTGCTGGACTCCGGTCTGCACCGGTGTCATCCACCGACGGACTACGCTACCGCGCCGCAGGCCGTCGCGTCCAACCGGTCCGGGCGGGTGTTCGCGAGGTCACAGGAACGCAGGCCGCCCCCGGCCCACGGTGCGCACGCCTCGTCGGGCTCCGCCCCTCGCGGCCACCCGCGATCCGCACCGTTCCGCATCTGCACCAATCCACTTCCGTCCGGGCGCCGAACTCTCCGTGTGACTTCCCTTCCCGGGAACATTCGGCGTCCGGACCTCGGGCGCGGCCGCAGCTTCTTCTAGGAGATCGCCATGAACACTCGCACTATTCTTCCCCGTCTCGGGGTCCTGGCCGCAACGGTCGCGCTGATGAGCGCCTGCTCCGGCGGGATGACCGAGGACCAGCCGGCCCCCGAGGGCGGTCAGCCCGCCGCCGAGCAGACCGAGGACGGCGCCATGGCCTCCGACGACGGCGGCGAGAGCAGCGATGACGCGGCCATGGATCCGGCCGCGAACCTCGTGGGCGCCGGCTGCGAGGACTACGCCGCGATGGTGCCCGACGGCGCCGGCTCGGTGGAGGGCATGGCCCAGGATCCGGTCAGCGTCGCCGCCTCGAACAACCCCATGCTCACCACCCTCACCTCGGCCGTCTCGGGTGAGCTGAACCCTGACGTGAATCTCGCCGACACCCTGGACGGCGACGAGTTCACCGTCTTCGCTCCGGTCGACGACGCCTTCGCGGCCGTTCCCGAGGCGGACCTCTCGGCCCTGGCCGCCGATTCCGACGCCCTCTCCGGCGTGCTGACCTACCACGTGGTGCCCGGTCAGCTCTCCCCCGACGAGGTCGCCGGCACCCACACCACGGTGCAGGGCGAGGAGCTCGAGGTGACGGGCGAGGGCGATGACCTGATGGTCGACGGCGCCGCAGTGATCTGCGGCGGTGTGACGACCCAGAACGCGACCGTCTACCTCATCGATACCGTTCTGATGCCGCCGAGCATGGCGGAACAGGGCTGAGCGGCGGGAGACTGCACTGTCGCCCCGTCCGGGCGGTGAGGGCTGAACGGTCCGCCACCGCCCGTCGGGGCTCCCATCGAAGGAGCCTGCATGCCTCCCGAGCCCATCCCGGCCGAATCGGCGCGTGAGCGCCACGGCCCCGAGCTGCGCCCTCTGCGCGGTGACGGGCCGGTCCCGGCCGCGCCCGCCGAGCTGCTGCACCGCGTCGCCCTCGGCGACGAGGAGGCGTTCTCGCGGCTGTACGACGACTCCGCCCCGATGCTGTTCGGCCTGATCCGCCGCGTGGTGCGGGACGTCGCGATCAGCGAGGAGGTGCTGCAGGAGGTGTTCGTGGAGATCTGGCGGCAGGCCACCCGCTTCGACGCGCACCGCGGCTCCGCCCGGGGCTGGCTGTGCACCATCGCCCACCGCCGCGCGGTGGACACGGTGAGATCGAGCGAGGCGGCGCGTCGGCGGGACGACGCCGACGGGCGGTGGCGCCTCGAGGAGCAGGTCGTGGACGTCCAGGAGGAGGGGATCATGCGGGTCGAGAGCCAGCGAGTGGAGACGGCGATGCGAGCCCTGACGACCCTGCAGGCCGAGGCCATCCGGCTTGCCTATTTCGGTGGGTACAGCCACCGCGAGGTCGCGGCCCTGCTCGACATCCCCGTCGGGACGGCGAAGACTCGTATCCGAGACGGGATGATCGTCCTGCGGGACAGGCTGGGGGTGACCTCATGAGCGAGAACGAGCACGGCATGACCGGCGCGTGGGCGCTGAACGCCCTGGATGCGGAGGAGCGCGAGCAGGTGCGGCGCTACCTCGCGAAGGATCCCGAGGCCGCCGCGGAGGCGCGCGCCTTCGAGGAGACCGCCGGAGAGCTGGCCACGAGCGTGACGCCCCTGGCCCCGCCGCCCGCGCTCAAGGCCGCGGTGATGGGGCGCATCGCGACCACCCGTCAGCTCTCGCCGCTGCCGGAGGAGGAGGATCCGGTCGTCGAGGACGCTCCGCCGTCCACCTCGACCCCCCCGTCCATCTCGACCCCCCCGTCCGCGCCGAGCACCGCACCGCCGAGCACCGCACCGTCGGCGCAGGTCGTCCCCCTGGACCGGTACCGCGCGAGCGTGCGCCGCTCCCGCTGGACGGCGGCGGCCGCGGCCGTGCTGCTGGTGACCACGATCGTGGGTGCCGGGCTGTGGAACGCGGAGCGCACGGCGCAGCAGGAGGCGCGCGCCTCCCTCGAGGCGATGGCCTCCGAACAAGCCGTGAGCGACCAGGAGCGCGCGATGGTCTCCGCCATCATGTCGGCCGACGACGCCGCCCATCTCGCCGTGCCCGCCGAGAACGGCGGCTCGCTCGAGGTGATGTACTCCCGTGGTGAGCAGGCGATGATCGTGCAGCCCGTGGGCCTCCCGGAGCTGCCCCAGGACGAGACCTACCAGCTGTGGATGATCGACGCGTCCGGGGCGGCGAGCGCCGGGGTACTGGAGGACCCGGCCGCGCCGATGATGCGTCCGGGTGGGATCCCGGCGGGGTCCAGCCTCGGTCTCAGCATCGAACCGGCCGGCGGTTCCGCGCAGCCGTCGCCGACCGTGGTCGCGGTGGGTGAGCTGTGATGGCCGAGAGGACCGGACCCTCGCGCCGCGGCGACGTGCCCCGACCACTCGCTCGCTGGTCCGCTCTGTGCGGCGTCATCGCGGGGATCGTGCTGGCGGCGGTCGCGGAGGTCGCCTCGCTCGGCTTCGGCGCGGCCTCGGCACCCTTCGTGGCGGTGGGCGGGGCCTTCGTGGACATCGTCCCGCCGTCCGTGAAGGACCTGGTCATCTCGCTGTTCGGCACCTGGGACAAGGTGGTGCTGTTCGCGTCGATGATCGCCGTCTACGCCGCGGTGACCGCCGGGATCGGCCGGCTCGGCGCGCGACGGCGAGGGCTCGCCGGCGTGCTGCTGGCCGGCCTCGGCATCGTCGCGATGGTCCTCGTGCTCACCCGCGCCCAGAACACGGCCCTCGACGTCCTGCCCACCCTGCTGGGCACGGCGCTCGCGGTGCCGGCCCTGCTGTGGATGCTGCGCACCGTCGACGGTCTCGAGGAGGGCCCGGCGCCGGCGGCCGACGGGGAGCCGACCAGGGCATGGACCCGGCGCCGCGCCCTGGTCGGCGTGGGCGGCCTCGGGGTCGCGGCCGTGATCGCCGCCGGCGTGGCGCGCGGAGTCTCCGCGAGCAGGGAGACGGCGCGCCGTGCCGCGCAGTACGTGCTGCCCGCGCCCCGCCGCGCCGCAGACTCGATCCCGGCCGAGGCGCAGGTGGAGCTCGAGGGGATGCCGCCCTTCCTCACCCCGAACGGGGACTTCTACCGGATCGACACCGCCCTCGCGGTGCCGCGCGTGGATCCCACCACCTGGGAGCTGCGGGTCCACGGTCTGGTCGAGAAGGAGCTGCGCCTCACCTTCGAGGAGCTGCTCGCCGAGCCGATGATCGAGAAGCACGTGACGCTCACCTGCGTCTCCAATGCGGTGGGCGGGGACCTCGCGGGCAACGCCACCTGGCTCGGCCTGCCGGTCGCGACCCTGCTGGAGCGGGCCGGGGTGAAGGACGGCGCGGACATGGTCCTCTCCCGCTCGATCGACGGGTTCACGGCTTCCACCCCGCTCGAGGCTCTCACCGACGAGCGCGAGTCGCTGATCGCCGTCGGCATGAACGGCGAGCCGCTGCCGGCCGAGCACGGCTACCCGGTGCGGATGGTGGTGCCGGGACTGTACGGCTACGTCTCGGCGACGAAGTGGCTCACGGAGCTCAAGGTCACCCGCTTCGCGGACGACGTCGCCTACTGGTCCACCCGCGGGTGGTCCGAGCGCGGCCCGATCAAGATCGCCTCGCGCGTGGACGTGCCCCGTTCCTTCGCCGACCTCGATCCGGACCCCGACGGCGCGGTGATGCTGGGCGGG is part of the Brachybacterium ginsengisoli genome and encodes:
- a CDS encoding DLW-39 family protein yields the protein MKKFITAAVVVVTTSVAGILTWRKVESDRFRNDLWTEAERVSAEQDEVAAAQPARHA
- a CDS encoding fasciclin domain-containing protein, with the protein product MNTRTILPRLGVLAATVALMSACSGGMTEDQPAPEGGQPAAEQTEDGAMASDDGGESSDDAAMDPAANLVGAGCEDYAAMVPDGAGSVEGMAQDPVSVAASNNPMLTTLTSAVSGELNPDVNLADTLDGDEFTVFAPVDDAFAAVPEADLSALAADSDALSGVLTYHVVPGQLSPDEVAGTHTTVQGEELEVTGEGDDLMVDGAAVICGGVTTQNATVYLIDTVLMPPSMAEQG
- the sigK gene encoding ECF RNA polymerase sigma factor SigK; translated protein: MPPEPIPAESARERHGPELRPLRGDGPVPAAPAELLHRVALGDEEAFSRLYDDSAPMLFGLIRRVVRDVAISEEVLQEVFVEIWRQATRFDAHRGSARGWLCTIAHRRAVDTVRSSEAARRRDDADGRWRLEEQVVDVQEEGIMRVESQRVETAMRALTTLQAEAIRLAYFGGYSHREVAALLDIPVGTAKTRIRDGMIVLRDRLGVTS
- a CDS encoding anti-sigma factor domain-containing protein, translating into MSENEHGMTGAWALNALDAEEREQVRRYLAKDPEAAAEARAFEETAGELATSVTPLAPPPALKAAVMGRIATTRQLSPLPEEEDPVVEDAPPSTSTPPSISTPPSAPSTAPPSTAPSAQVVPLDRYRASVRRSRWTAAAAAVLLVTTIVGAGLWNAERTAQQEARASLEAMASEQAVSDQERAMVSAIMSADDAAHLAVPAENGGSLEVMYSRGEQAMIVQPVGLPELPQDETYQLWMIDASGAASAGVLEDPAAPMMRPGGIPAGSSLGLSIEPAGGSAQPSPTVVAVGEL
- a CDS encoding molybdopterin-dependent oxidoreductase produces the protein MAERTGPSRRGDVPRPLARWSALCGVIAGIVLAAVAEVASLGFGAASAPFVAVGGAFVDIVPPSVKDLVISLFGTWDKVVLFASMIAVYAAVTAGIGRLGARRRGLAGVLLAGLGIVAMVLVLTRAQNTALDVLPTLLGTALAVPALLWMLRTVDGLEEGPAPAADGEPTRAWTRRRALVGVGGLGVAAVIAAGVARGVSASRETARRAAQYVLPAPRRAADSIPAEAQVELEGMPPFLTPNGDFYRIDTALAVPRVDPTTWELRVHGLVEKELRLTFEELLAEPMIEKHVTLTCVSNAVGGDLAGNATWLGLPVATLLERAGVKDGADMVLSRSIDGFTASTPLEALTDERESLIAVGMNGEPLPAEHGYPVRMVVPGLYGYVSATKWLTELKVTRFADDVAYWSTRGWSERGPIKIASRVDVPRSFADLDPDPDGAVMLGGTAWAQQRGIAAVEVRIDDGEWRPAELGAEVTADTWVQWSLRWEDAAPGEHTVSVRATDGEGEVQTDQRANPAPDGASGWHSVRFTVT